agggaagggaaggaaggggaaggagagaaattagggaagggaaggaagggagggaggaagggaagggaagggaaggttaggTAGTAGTTAgtatagagaggaagggaaggttaggttaggtagtagttagggaggaaaggaagggaaggaaggaaagcagagagagaacattaattattacatattttatacattatcacaaatacacaaacattttatatattattatcacacaaatatcacacactcacacacacatacacacacacattcatacaagtcgactaggcaattgaagtaaagttccttgcccaaggaaacactgtcaccAGCCAGGGCTCGAACAGTCGGACACGGGCGGCCGGCACACCCGAAGTCCGATGCTAAAACCACTAGGCCATGACATCTCCGCTGGTTTTCAAATTCAGGGGTCTTTAAATATtacacatttctctctttttacagattctattttaatattaattctaaCACTAGTAGCAGGGAGCAGCGCAGGCATCGGTGCTCCTTGGCCCGCCCCCTCCTTcatgtgacaaagagagagagggggggagggatttggaGAGGGATatatgggggggaggagaatccgggatcgtgggttcgaatccacaaGGGAGAGCaaaattataatttccattattatcattaatatcaatcatcatcaccattgctatcatcagttattattattatcagtattgttattattatcactattgatactatcattatcactggaataaaaaaaaaaagtactgtcGTCTGctataggggggagaggaggaagaatccgggatcgtgggttcgaatcctcaacggggaacaatttttttttctatttttattattattaatatcagttgtcatcatcatcaccatcgctatcatcactattattatcattatcattgttattattatcactattgatactatcattatcactggaataaaaaaaaaatactgtcgtCTGctataggggggagaggaggaagaatccgggatcgtgggttcgaatcctcaacggggaacatttttttttctatttttattattattaatatcagttgtcatcatcatcaccatcgctatcatcactattattattattattgttattattatcactattgatagtatcattattataattatcattatcatatgactatcattatcactattatactatcattatcactatcataatttttataataataataataataaaataatcgatatcattattatcattatcaatatcattaccattatcattgatagtattgttaccatcattatcattattttttttatgagtttCCAGTTGTACAGTTTTTTTCCCGTTGTATTTAACCTGTTTGTTGCTAATtggttattatatatgttatatgtttatataattgtttCTAATAAATGGCGTGATGAAACATTCAAGGTTCCGTCTGGAACTTCACTCGCAATATAGagcaatttaataataataataataataatagtcgtcAATTTCGTCTGCAATATCAGTCTGAGTAAAATGCCGTTTGGCAACTCACCTGAGCAGTTGCCGGTTAGTAGCACGTGGCTCTCCCGTTTCCTCAGCTGTGAAGATTCGGCAGAATTGTCATTCGGATGTTCTTCCTCTCGGCACAGTAGATGAAATCTTGGAAAATAAATATGTCACTCAGCaacaaagagaagacaaaacacTTGATCGAATTCGTAGTTACGTGAAGGTACAAAGAAATTAATACAAAAATTTGGAAGCTCATAAAGTGATTGCTGAAAACGATTTGTTCCGTAGAGTCCACAGGGGGACAGCTAAATAAAGGATCAACTGCCGTAGTATAATGTCACGTGATCAGGGTATTAAGAACACACTGCTGAGGACTCAAAGCAAGAATTAATtcctaaataaatgaaaatgaaataaataaaaataaaaagaagcaaaaatctATTCCTTTTGCCCAGGAATCCGAAAATGGGAACTTAGCAAGGGAGGAATGCGATAATTAGAGATAAAAATCGTccaagaaaaatatatttcattaatttcctttttttcttatttctacttaacctcttttcttatttctcctacttaacctaacttaacctaacctaaccttttcttatttctcctacttaacctaacctaacctaacctaaccttttcttatttctcctacttaacctaacctaacctaacctaacctttccttatttctcctacttaacctaacttgacctaacctaaccttttcttatttctcctacttaacctaacctaacctaacctaaccttttcttatttctcctacttaacctaagctaagctaacctaacctttccttatttctcctacttaacctaacttgacctaacctaaccttttcttatttctcctacttaacctaagctaagctaacctaaccttttCTTATATctcctacttaacctaacctaacctaaccttttcttatttctcctacttaacctaacctaacctaacctaaccttttcttatttctcctacttaaactaagctaagctaacctaacctaaccttttcttatttctcctacttaacctaagctaagctaagctaacctaacctttccttatttctcctacttaacctaacctaacctaacctaaccttttcttatttctcctacttaacctaacctaacctaacctaacctttccttatttctcctacttaacctaacctaacctaacctaacctttccttatttctcctacttaacctaacctaacctaacctaacctttccttatttctcctacttaacctaacctaacctaacctaacctttccttatttctcctacttaacctaacctaacctaggcaATGGTTGTGTAAGTGGCCGACATCCTGGTCATGCGTCACGTAGGCTGGGTGCACACGAACACCCATGAGCAGCGACAAGATGCCGTGCCTCTTCTTTGCAGTTATTttatctaaacttttttttttagcttcatcaccattttccaatgtccatgtatgtattttaatttgctttatccagatggcaaTAGCTTATTtttcttgcacagactccatataatttctctatgtagtaaataactcagtgcaagggggggggggaatggaacatttggttatttgtctcATACATATCTTAGtttttcgtaattttcaattttacataaTCAACTTGTGCTGCTGGTCATAGCAGCAAGGAATACAGTGCCCAGTATAGcaatggtgtcctccctggagcaggCACTCTTCCAGTTACTGCTTATGCACATTActttccacattcatttatcaatgggaataaggctaaagcccccttctaagcgccAAGTGAGTCAAATCACACTACAAGAGATTTATGTACTTGTggcgagtcttttctgtcaccctggtcTTTTCTGATGACGGCAAGCTCGCTTTACCTAGGCCGATGCCAATTTGCTTGAGAACGGCATGTTTACATCGCCCGCTCCGCAACACGAGTTTTTCCATGACATGACTGCAACATCATCCGGTTCCAATGGGTTAATAGTTAAATGTGTTACCAAGACAAGAGATTCCATTTGGTagatttttatgatcataattattgtcattatcattataatcagtattatttttataatcatcatctttattgtaattataatcatgattattatcatcatcattattattgttattattattattattattactactaatattcataataacctcaccatcattattgttcttttgtaTGGAAATGGTTTCATTGTTTGATTAGAAGATTTGTAGATTATAAACTTGTACTGATAACtagtgttccccccccccctccttaaggCAAATAAACCTGTGGAATCGCCACCACTCGGCTACCCATTGGTACGACCTGTTCCCCAGCCAACCCCAGAAAGCACAACTACAACCCATCCAAGGCCACAGCCTACCTATGGGAAAGGTGTGCGTTTCAAAGGCAAGAGAGCTTATCCTACCGTGCCCAACCAGCCCTCCGAGGCTAGTGCTTATTTCATGTTCGAGTTGGCCAAGACTGTGCTGAACAGAGCTGGAGGAAATATTAGCACATCACTGTTTACTCAGGTAAGATAGTGGCCATTTCCATGTGTGAAGTattaaataaggggaaaaaaaattacttCTTTTATCAAGACAATTGTGTCAGGTTTGTTTGCCTGATATAAACTTGCATTATTTTGGAGATTTTTTGTTAATTGATTTCActgacatttttttatatatatttatttcagatTATTTTTAATGTAAAACtaactcttattattttttctgttgcagCCAAGCAGTTCACAGAACCACAGAGGGCCACATCGACCACTCCACATGTGTGCATTCCAAATTGGCCTCTATGCCCTTGGCCTTCACAATTGTGTCAGCCCCAACTGGCTTTCAAGAACATATTCCTCACATGTTTCATGGATTACAAGTAaaaagaatttcttttttttagtttgataGTTGCTTCAAGTAAGAAAACTGACATGTATATGTAAAGTTTCGTTTTACGATGTTAATTGCAATGATCACCATTTTTCACATTTGCACAGGCCAAGCAGTGGAAATTGGATCACCAGCAGTTTCTTTTCTAATTGATACTTGGGAGGGCCATCTAACTCCACAAGAAGCAGCATCAATAGCAGACCGAGCATCAAGAGGTCGTGATGCTGCAACAATAAAAGCTGCAGCAAAATTAGCCCTGTCATGCTTGCCTCATGCTCATGCTTTGAACCCTAATGAGATTCAGAGGGCTATCATACAGGTGAGCAATATGGGAATATGTTTATCACCTTAAGGCAGAAAAACATTTTAACTGTGTTGATGGTGAAAAGTAAATAAGCTGTCTATATGGAAATCATCAGTAAATGAAATAGAGGAAGTGATATTGgaatttttttaatttcttttcagtGTAAGGAGCAAAGTGATGAAATGCTTGAAAGTGCTTGCTTTGCTGTTGAGGGAGCAGCTAAAGGTGGTGGTGTATACCCCGAGGTCCTGTTCTCTGTGGCACGGCGCTGGTATGAACTTCATGAGGCCCGGACAAGACACCAAGCCCGTCATCAAGCAAGGACTTCAGGTGGCCAACATGCTGGAGATGTCCCATTTGAAGATCCTGGCGCCCCACACaatctcccacttcctccacctccaccactaaatccacctacaccaccaaaccagcaacagcaacagccacCTATTCCTCCAATGGATGCACAGTCTCAACCTGGGTTGCATCCACCAGTAAGTTTGCTTGTAATATGTTCCAGAACATGTCTCTGTTTTTAATGACACACCAAGGTTTTTAGTATCTGAAAAGATTTTTCTCTAGATGACAGTTTTCATAATTCTTCAATTCTTGCAGGTTTCAGTAGGGATGAATGGAAATGGTGGTGCAGGTGCATTACCTGGTGTTGCAGGCTATCCGGTTGCAGCCCCACCTTCCTCGGTGCCATATGCCCTCACTGGCATTCCATACCAGCTGGGATATAATTACATTCAGGGCTTGCCAACAAGTGTATCATGCATCAACCCACAGATGCCCATGCCGGTGAATGTCGTCCTTACAGTCTTAACATTTAGATACTCATACCTTGttactttccatatatatataggcatacatatatacaatatatatatatatatatatatatatatatatatatatatatatacacacacacacacacacacacacacacacacacacacacacacacacacacacacacacacacacacacatatatatatatatatatatatatatatatatatatatatatatgtatatatacatacaacattgaTTCGTCCGAAACCGCTAGTCTAAtttacttccattttttttaaatatatatatatatatatatatatatatatatatatatatatatatatatatatatatatatatatatatatatatatatatatatatatatatataaataatatatgtatatatatatgtatatatatatacatatattatatatatatatacatatatatatatatatatatatatatatatatatatatatatatatacatatatatatatacacatatattttaaatatatatatatatatacatatattatatatatatatatatatatatatatatatatatatatatatatatatatatatgtatatatatatatatatatatatatatatatatatatatatatatatatatatatatatatatacatatatatatgtatgtatgtatatacattcatacatatacatatacatatatatgtatatacatacatacatatgtatatatatatatatatatatatatatatatatttatatatgtatgtgtgtgtgtgtgtgtgtgtgtgcgtgtgtgtgtgtgtgtgtgtgtgtgtgtgtgtgtgtgtgtgtgtgtgtgtgtgtgtgtgtgtgtgtgtgtgtgtgtgtgtgtgtgtgtatgtgtgtgtgtgtgtgtgtgtgtgtatgtgtgtgtgtgtgtgtgtgtgtgtgtgtgtgtggatgtgtgtgtgtgtgtgtgtgtatctgcgtgtgtgtgtgtgtgtatgtgtgtatttgtgtgtgttgtgtgtatatgtgtgtgtgtgtgtgtgtgtgtgtgtgtgtgtgtgtgtgtgtgtgtatgtgtgtgtgtatgtgtgtatgtgtgtgtgtgtgtgtgtgtgtgtgtgtatgtgtgtatgtgtgtgtgtgtgtatgtgtgtatgtgtgtgtgtgtgtgtgtgtgtgtgtgtgtgtgtgtgtgtgtatgtatatattgtataaatgaaataaaatcacaaatagATTTACAAGTCTGCCTTAAATTCATTaacgttttctttgtttacgtGATCAAGGATCATAcatgtaatattaatattttttactcAAAGTTTGAGTCAGAATAAAGTTGTAATTTGTATATTGCAGATCTATTTTGATACATTATTGTTTACATTGTTTTTATGTCAAGGAGTAAGGTGTTTTACTGGAAGTATAAAAGTATTTACGTTCGTAGGCCATGTTCTGTTAGCAGATGTTTTGTTTCGTATTTCTTCTTAAATTGATATTTTGACCTACAAGAAGTGTATGACGCCTAAGATTgtgagtaattattattattcagtgcCCAGAGAGGCTGTTTGCATGCTTATAGTTAGATATTTATTGGAATATATTATGAAAATCGGAATAGAAATTTAGGGAGTGTTTTGTTTGTCAATTTCCAGTCCGAACGAGTGAGAAGTGAACTCGTGTGACCAAGGGAGTTTGTTTATAAATCCACTCCTTGTCGAAATAGGCGGTTTCTTCTTTTAA
This DNA window, taken from Penaeus vannamei isolate JL-2024 unplaced genomic scaffold, ASM4276789v1 unanchor1026, whole genome shotgun sequence, encodes the following:
- the LOC113808537 gene encoding zinc finger SWIM domain-containing protein 8 translates to MFELAKTVLNRAGGNISTSLFTQPSSSQNHRGPHRPLHMCAFQIGLYALGLHNCVSPNWLSRTYSSHVSWITSQAVEIGSPAVSFLIDTWEGHLTPQEAASIADRASRGRDAATIKAAAKLALSCLPHAHALNPNEIQRAIIQCKEQSDEMLESACFAVEGAAKGGGVYPEVLFSVARRWYELHEARTRHQARHQARTSGGQHAGDVPFEDPGAPHNLPLPPPPPLNPPTPPNQQQQQPPIPPMDAQSQPGLHPPVSVGMNGNGGAGALPGVAGYPVAAPPSSVPYALTGIPYQLGYNYIQGLPTSVSCINPQMPMPVNVVLTSLAPSDLYPFDATLKNMSHFELKRAFQPGRRSLRQEVRRFAVHRCLGLWVVADSDTSLFGFVRYVNDFLRIARGLDVSASAVGDVGVSPAVLGSLNTVILRLLPSPPSRWESVAASTARLSTTDDDDDDDDVQNELYITLHPD